Within Fusobacterium periodonticum ATCC 33693, the genomic segment ATATTTTATTTTTGTAAAATAAAATTTGAATAAAAAAAAGAGAATAGATTTTTTTCTTCTATTCTCTTTATGTTATTTTATTCATTTTTATCTTTTATTTTATTAAAGTACTTAAATTTTTTGAAGCCTTAAAAGTAACAGCTTTTCTTGCGGGAATTACAATTTTTTCTCCAGTTTTAGGATTAACTCCATTTTTTTCAGCTCTGTCTTTTACTTTAAAAGTTCCTAATTTACCTAAATTAAAATCTTCACCTTTTTTTAATTCTTCTGTTATCACTTCTTCTAATGTATCTAGAAATTTTTCTGTTTCTATTTTTTTAATTCCTAATTTTTCAGATAATACGTTTAATAATTCTTTTTTTAACATTATTTTTCTCCTTGTTTTTATTTTTAGTAATTTTTATTTTAAACAATTTTACGCCAGCGGAATTTAAATTGGATTTTTTA encodes:
- a CDS encoding HU family DNA-binding protein, with product MLKKELLNVLSEKLGIKKIETEKFLDTLEEVITEELKKGEDFNLGKLGTFKVKDRAEKNGVNPKTGEKIVIPARKAVTFKASKNLSTLIK